The window CCCGTGTTTGCTGACGGACCGCGAAGATCAGCCACCGGAATCTTTCGAAGGGACACGCAAATACGACCTTCTTACGTGAAGCTAGCGAAAGTGGAGCAACGAGTCGAACCGGACCCGTTGATCGCGATCAGCGAGACTTTGGGCGCTTTAAACACTGTTGGCAGTTACATCGTCAATATGACCAGGGGCGTGGAGAACTCGAACTACCCTCCGAAAGAATTGCCATCGGCAATATATACAATCTCTAAGAACATTCTAGGTACAACTTGGGTGATGTCTCCTCTACTAGCATCGTCTcttctattttatttttgtactcATTATGTGTTTTCGTATTTCCAGGACGCAACGTAACCGACAGTATAGCACCGTTGGTACGCGGAGTTACTCTGCCTTTGAGAGCTACACCTAATGCTGCATCCAACCCGGATCGTTCTTCTTTGGCTCCGACTCCGACTCAGTCTACCGCTGAAGTCATCGTCGATCGAGAAAAGGAACCCTCGCCGGTGTCATCCGGCTGTACCACGGCTGATGGTGCTCCTGGGAAGTGTCAAGACCTAAGCAATTGCCCTCAGCTTCTTCTGGATCTGACCAAACTCAGACAATCGTTATGTTTCAAAAGTTTATTCGTACCTGGAGTCTGCTGTCCGTTGACCGACAAACCTGACACCGCGAGGTAACCATTGTCAGGCCCTATTCCAAGGATGAGATTTTTCAATAATCTACTTCTACATGTATCTATTAACACGAACATTTTTCAGCATTGCACCTGGCATAATTCCAGCCACTGGAATCGTGTCTGGAGTACACTCCCCGAGACCACCGATCCGTCCAACAAAGCCGCAGACACCTCGGCCAATTCCACTGTTCCCCGTTGCGTCCACGACGACGATAGGTCCTCCGAGTGTTCCAGTGCCAGATCTGTCGTCCAACGAGTCGAACGGGTTCACCGAGCCAACCATCGGCACCATCGACAATAATTTCATTCAGGACGATGAGGGTAAAAGCAAACTCCGCGTAAATGATAGCAGTAGACGGCGAAATTTTCAGCTGGGATTTTTTAGAGTAACAGTTTAATAATTCAGGCACAAAGATCTTCAATTCTTTAACCAACTATAAAATGTTACTCCAAAAGGTTGCCCGATTTTGCGTGGTATAGCGTGGAATTATCCACCGGGTAATTGTTGGCGAAATTAATGACGCACGACATGTATTACATTCCTCAGAGTGCGGAGTGAGAAACTCGGGTAAGTATCGTGTGGTCGGAGGCGAGGAAGCTCTACCAGGACGTTGGCCTTGGATGGCAGCGATATTTCTCCACGGCTCCAAACGCACGGAGTTCTGGTGCGGCGGTTCCTTGATCGGTCCGCGACACATTCTTACCGCGGCTCACTGCACGCGTGATCAGCGACAACGGCCGTAAGTTGCTCGTTCGTAAGTAAATTTTGGTAAATTATATACCGTGTCGATTTCAACTGCCTTGAACTATAAATTAGTTTGATAtcaataaaaatgtaaaatctgcatactcgttggccgtaATGGTCTCCTCCTTCCACTCTTTCGACGTACTTCAAGGTCGTTGAAATCGATGAGGTCGTCGACACGGTACATAATTACCGTAAATTTCTTCCGGCTACCAGCTCGAAAGCAGACAGAGTGGTTTTCAACGTTTGCGCAGATTCGCAGCGAGACAATTCACCGTGAGACTGGGAGACATAGATCTCGAGAGGGACGACGAACCGTCTGCCCCTGAGACCTACACGGTCAAGCAAATTCACGCGCATCCGAAATTCTCGCGGGTTGGATTTTACAATGACATCGCGGTCCTCGAGCTGACCAGGCCAGTCAGGAAATCGCCATACGTGATACCCATTTGCATGCCGCAATCGCGTTACCGAAACGAGAGATTCGCAGGTGCCAGGCCCACCGTAGTTGGATGGGGCACCACTTATTATGGTAAGTGCGCGAGTATTAATTGAAGTTATTTTAAGATCCTATAAGTATTCGTGATGGAACGACACTCTTCATATTTATACACCACAACAAGGCTACGCTAATGGACCAAATTATAAGACACCCTGAGAATTACTTGTATAAAGACTTGATATTGTACTTATTGGTAATTTATTATTGCGACAGAATGTTGTGTATACGCTCAAATAAATCGTATCCTTCGATAGGAGGCAAGGAGAGTACCGTGCAACGACAAGCGGTGCTTCCGGTGTGGAGAAACGAAGATTGCAACGCGGCTTACTTTCAGCCAATAACGAGTAACTTTCTGTGCGCCGGTTACAGTCAAGGCGGTAAAGACGCTTGCCAAGGTGATTCCGGTGGGCCGTTGATGCTCAGGGCCGATAGCCGATGGATTCAGATTGGTATAGTTTCCTTTGGAAATAAGTGCGGAGAGCCAGGATATCCGGGAGTTTATACGCGCGTCACCGAATACACCGATTGGATAAAAAGTAATTTAAAGTGATCGCGAAACGCGTCAGTGGACACCCTACTTTCCAACAGTATCTTACCTTCATATTCTCCTTGATAAAGCAACGATGTCCCACAGATTTTccaaataatttgttttaatcGAAGTTAGAGAAAGATGTTACAGGAAAAAGATGAATGATTTCGATGGCGTCACAAGATAgtgtaatgattttttttttaaatgaacacGAATTATCTGGTTATTCTCcataaaaaaagtattacaacTATGTCATAAATATGATCGTAGAGACTGTTTTCGCTCTTTTTTCCTGGAAATGTTAACGATAGATACTTTTACCTTATGTCGTTTTCTGTGGTAATTTTATTGTTCGTTTCGTTTATTCTTTTTAACCACCGTCCGACGAATGCAGGGGCATTTTGAACCAGATAAAAACTCTAACTCGAGGGTGTTATTACAGCGTGTTAGACAGCTCGCTTGTTACATTTGTAAATATGTGTGCCAAGGATTGTTATTTATAtttcatattatatatatttgtgtACATGCCTACATATTCGGAATTAGCAATAATACGCGTATACACGCATCTGGGttacaaaaaattcgaaacataaatataatattaccCTTTCTACGCAAATGAAAATGGCATCATATTTGatatacaatattaataaattaatttttgttactTACATGCAAGATATGTATATCTACTTATCagggttgggcaaattttattcacaaataGCGAATAAGAATTTTAGATTAACTTGTAAACTAATTTTTTTCAACAGTTTCGCTTGCCTGGATGCAGGTTTAAAAAATCCGTTTACAAATGGATttatatgaataaaatttgctcgactCTGTTACCTACCTatctataatatacatatacataccaaTTATAACGCAAATGCGATCGCAATTAATCGATCTGTACGTCGACTGTTTCGACTCGAATAATCTAGCTATCAGTTCATTCATTCGATTCATTCGTTAATCCATTCGTCTTCTACTTATCAAAATTATGACACCGCGTGTCACAATATGTGACGTTAAATTTTCTTATGCTGAACGTGTAGACAAATTGTCCAGTTTGGTCCTTGGCCAACGAAACGATCGATTCAAAAGGTTTCGATGTTTCGAAGATGAAAACTCAAAGTGTTTCGGTCCAAAATTTAGAAAATGTCGTAAAGCAAATGGTACACGAGGCGCTAGAAGATAACGGTTAGTCTAGCGAATAATGTTATACACTatcgatttttaaattatacgttCGCATTCGAATGTAGAGCAAGTGATCAAGTTTCATCGAATGATCTACGAGGAatggtattttaaaaaattgtccaACTCAAAAGATACGCAGTGCCAGAACGAAATACAACCGCTGGAAAATAACGAACAAGTTCGTTCGTATTGTATTGCTTCTACAATGTAGGAGGGTGCCTTATAAGCCTTGGGATTTTCATCGCTTATTTTCAGAATATATCGGCAACTATTGCACATCGTAGATCGCGACGGTACAAATACAAATATCAAGGAAGTCGATCTTCAACAAATATTGACTCAACGAGAAACAAAATCGAGACaaataattctttaatagatAAACAATCTTTGAACATCATCAAGGTTGATTCGATCGACGAAAAAATCGATGTAGTTTCGAACAATTCCGTCGAAGTAAAACATCTCGATTATCTCCATATCGTTCGCGTTAATATTCGCGAAATATACATATAGATCTAGGTATTTTTCCAGCAATTGAATCAAACTGTCGACCATGAAAACGATACAAGAGTTATTGAAATTTGGAATAACTCGTTCAGCCGTCCTAACCAATCAAGAAACAAGACTGACAATGCCTTCAAGGAAACCCGTGTACACTGCCCTGACAACAGGTTGTTGCATCGTTGAAAAATGAACGAGTATTGTATTTACTTGACATGGATCGATTATTTTAGGCCATCGAGGGAGCAACGAATCAAAAAACTAATATCCTTCGAAGCttggaaagaaaagaaaaccaTACAGTATCGACAAACACTTAAAAAGCAACAATACGAAAAGCAACAACAGCTACTTGCAAATCTGGAGAATATGGAACGAAGAAAAATCGCTCTGCAGGTATGCgttgtaattaataaaattttctaGAGATGTGTGGATATTTCACTATCTTCGTATCAAGGAACAAGCGCGTAAAAGGCAGCAACAGAAATATCAGCGAAATCAAAAACTATCAAAGAAATATCTCGATACAATTAAACCAACAAACGTTACTGTCGAACCTATTGAATCTACTGTCAAACCTACCGTCGCCGCGTTAGAAGAACAGAAAGACGCGAAATTGAATAACGATAGAAAAACGACCTTGATAACACGGTAACACATTCTAAATTAATTTCATACGATTTCCTACCGAGATACAAGAAACAAATACAtatcgaaaagaaaaaagacaaaatcatttcAAACTTTCCAGAAGAttgaataatataataaataatcggAAGAACATGATATCGTCGATGCAATATTTAGAAGGTGTTACGTTTGATTCCTGGTTAAACCAACTGAATTGGGTCCTCCACAAAAAGTATTTACGTGAACGACGGCATCTTGTACGGTCGTTCTATTGCCAACCCGTTTACTATGGAGACACGAGTTTATGCGCGAGATAAGTATTACTTATGGACGCATTTGTTTTGATACTGCCGTTCCTCGATGTTCAAAAACTATTTTTTCTAGACTATTACACTGTAAACGTTACCATGCAGCGTAATAAAATACTTTGTTCGCCGATCGTAATACGATATGTCTTTAAAAtggtcaatatttgagagttTTTTAACGATTGACGAAACGGCAGCACTTCGACGGAATAAAACGGATTATACTACAAGTCTTACTACAAAtctttatttttacattattaATACATAACGTTAACACATTGAGATAATCCTAGTTCAGATGAAAACTACTATTTTAAAAGGGTAGTTTTAAAATCTTAAATTCTAAGGGGAGGGAGGAAAAATCGATTTTGTTTGCCCGAGACATGAGAAAACCGAGTGTGACTAGATAATGTatcgattttaaatatttctgcattCGGTTAAATTTAGGTTTTTTCTTTGTCGCTTTCCTTTAAATTGTTTATTGCTTTTTGGACTAAAACTCCCAGATTTTTTGGAAGACTCATTTGTATGGTATGTAATTGTTGCATAACTTGACTTTTCGAAGAGGAAACGTCATCTGTCGTATTGACATCGCACGTTACGACATTACATCCTTCAACGTTGTCTACGCTAGAGCCAGGCGTTTGTACCAACTCGGTACAATCTTTCTCGCCCACTAAAAGTACGATAATAAATGTATTACATGAAAAAGTACAATTACAGGGTGCCTTTACTTACACCTTGCATCGACGTTTGAGCTTGTGTATCCTTCCAATAATTTCATTGTCGGCGATTCTACTGCGCTGTCCAATTCGCATATTCTTAATGCCAATATTCTATAATCAATATACACAATGAAATACATATACGACGTTTAAATACGAAAAAAGTTAAGGTGTACTGACTTGTTTGCTTTCTTTTGATGTACTAAAGCTAATGTTTTATCGTTTAGTGCTTCCAGTAAGGCTATGCACAAACAACGCAAGTCAGACATCGCCGCTGCAGATTTTTGAGGTGGTATATGAGAATCATGATGCAACAACTGTTCTACTAAAGAATAGATAGACACATTTTTGTTTAACAAAGCAATATCACAGGAATATCAGAAATGTACTAACATACCTTGTTTATGGGTCATAATTGTGCCAGCTGCAGTATTTGCACCTAGTTTTATAGACCCTTTCACTCTTTTGCTATCCAGCATACTctaaaaacattattttttctcatctagtataataatatattataattaacCAATATACCTAGAACATCATATGTATTATGTATTGTTACTTTGTATTTTGAAAGAGATTGCCTTGCTAGCTCCTTTTCCTCCAGTAACTGCTGCAATCTGTCTTGAAGATACCTAATGGGTTACAATACTAATTTTAAATCTATTCTTACACAAGAATATTACCAATAAAGTATCCTGCTCTTTACCTATTCTCATTGATAAGGGAATCTAGATCCACTGGTTTAGATGCATTTAATGCTTTTGATAATTCATGGTTCAAACGATGTGCTTTGCATTTGAAAGCATCTCTTTCCATTTCCAGTTCATGCTTTTCATCTAAAACTGTCTGTAAGTCTGTTTGCAATTGGGTACACTGGGGGCAAAGAATAACTTCATGAAAACtagttaaattataaaatttactgTGCTCAGATTAATCAAAATCACCTTAATGTTCAATTTCTCTAACTGTTCTATCATCTCTTCTCTTTGATGAACAGCAGGAGCACATTGAGCTTGTGATTCTGAACAAATTCGATTGCCATTTGCCCGAAGTGCTTTAACATCCCCTTGAGCATCTCCTAAATTTTGTCTCAGTGTTTCCACTTGTAGCCTGAGACATTTATTTTGTTCCTGTGTCTCTGTTAGTAAATCCAAGGTCTTAAAGTAGTCCTCTAGACTGTAACATctagaaattaaaatttataatagcAAATGTGTCTATGTAATTTGAATGGTAACAGAATAACACCTTACCCTTTTGATTCCTGTATATCA of the Colletes latitarsis isolate SP2378_abdomen chromosome 9, iyColLati1, whole genome shotgun sequence genome contains:
- the LOC143345532 gene encoding proclotting enzyme isoform X1, which encodes MSPSIVFFELYMIWSLLTSCWSYTDQVTRYRYPTRYGMTSSPGFVAPIRGWSETEAWPVFADGPRRSATGIFRRDTQIRPSYVKLAKVEQRVEPDPLIAISETLGALNTVGSYIVNMTRGVENSNYPPKELPSAIYTISKNILGRNVTDSIAPLVRGVTLPLRATPNAASNPDRSSLAPTPTQSTAEVIVDREKEPSPVSSGCTTADGAPGKCQDLSNCPQLLLDLTKLRQSLCFKSLFVPGVCCPLTDKPDTASIAPGIIPATGIVSGVHSPRPPIRPTKPQTPRPIPLFPVASTTTIGPPSVPVPDLSSNESNGFTEPTIGTIDNNFIQDDEECGVRNSGKYRVVGGEEALPGRWPWMAAIFLHGSKRTEFWCGGSLIGPRHILTAAHCTRDQRQRPFAARQFTVRLGDIDLERDDEPSAPETYTVKQIHAHPKFSRVGFYNDIAVLELTRPVRKSPYVIPICMPQSRYRNERFAGARPTVVGWGTTYYGGKESTVQRQAVLPVWRNEDCNAAYFQPITSNFLCAGYSQGGKDACQGDSGGPLMLRADSRWIQIGIVSFGNKCGEPGYPGVYTRVTEYTDWIKSNLK
- the LOC143345532 gene encoding proclotting enzyme isoform X2, with the translated sequence MIWSLLTSCWSYTDQVTRYRYPTRYGMTSSPGFVAPIRGWSETEAWPVFADGPRRSATGIFRRDTQIRPSYVKLAKVEQRVEPDPLIAISETLGALNTVGSYIVNMTRGVENSNYPPKELPSAIYTISKNILGRNVTDSIAPLVRGVTLPLRATPNAASNPDRSSLAPTPTQSTAEVIVDREKEPSPVSSGCTTADGAPGKCQDLSNCPQLLLDLTKLRQSLCFKSLFVPGVCCPLTDKPDTASIAPGIIPATGIVSGVHSPRPPIRPTKPQTPRPIPLFPVASTTTIGPPSVPVPDLSSNESNGFTEPTIGTIDNNFIQDDEECGVRNSGKYRVVGGEEALPGRWPWMAAIFLHGSKRTEFWCGGSLIGPRHILTAAHCTRDQRQRPFAARQFTVRLGDIDLERDDEPSAPETYTVKQIHAHPKFSRVGFYNDIAVLELTRPVRKSPYVIPICMPQSRYRNERFAGARPTVVGWGTTYYGGKESTVQRQAVLPVWRNEDCNAAYFQPITSNFLCAGYSQGGKDACQGDSGGPLMLRADSRWIQIGIVSFGNKCGEPGYPGVYTRVTEYTDWIKSNLK
- the LOC143345698 gene encoding uncharacterized protein LOC143345698 → MVHEALEDNEQVIKFHRMIYEEWYFKKLSNSKDTQCQNEIQPLENNEQNISATIAHRRSRRYKYKYQGSRSSTNIDSTRNKIETNNSLIDKQSLNIIKVDSIDEKIDVVSNNSVEQLNQTVDHENDTRVIEIWNNSFSRPNQSRNKTDNAFKETRVHCPDNRPSREQRIKKLISFEAWKEKKTIQYRQTLKKQQYEKQQQLLANLENMERRKIALQEQARKRQQQKYQRNQKLSKKYLDTIKPTNVTVEPIESTVKPTVAALEEQKDAKLNNDRKTTLITR
- the LOC143345534 gene encoding coiled-coil domain-containing protein 149-like isoform X1 is translated as MTYEMNGETLNDKMAEDQDNLTSKETLTKRLQMKSEELMSLHRELVQCRLQRDQFKLMTEQMQERFIQLKKQINDIQESKGCYSLEDYFKTLDLLTETQEQNKCLRLQVETLRQNLGDAQGDVKALRANGNRICSESQAQCAPAVHQREEMIEQLEKLNIKCTQLQTDLQTVLDEKHELEMERDAFKCKAHRLNHELSKALNASKPVDLDSLINENRYLQDRLQQLLEEKELARQSLSKYKSMLDSKRVKGSIKLGANTAAGTIMTHKQVEQLLHHDSHIPPQKSAAAMSDLRCLCIALLEALNDKTLALVHQKKANKILALRICELDSAVESPTMKLLEGYTSSNVDARLGEKDCTELVQTPGSSVDNVEGCNVVTCDVNTTDDVSSSKSQVMQQLHTIQMSLPKNLGVLVQKAINNLKESDKEKT
- the LOC143345534 gene encoding coiled-coil domain-containing protein 149-like isoform X2; protein product: MTYEMNGETLNDKMAEDQDNLTSKETLTKRLQMKSEELMSLHRELVQCRLQRDQFKLMTEQMQERFIQLKKQINDIQESKGCYSLEDYFKTLDLLTETQEQNKCLRLQVETLRQNLGDAQGDVKALRANGNRICSESQAQCAPAVHQREEMIEQLEKLNIKCTQLQTDLQTVLDEKHELEMERDAFKCKAHRLNHELSKALNASKPVDLDSLINENRYLQDRLQQLLEEKELARQSLSKYKSMLDSKRVKGSIKLGANTAAGTIMTHKQEQLLHHDSHIPPQKSAAAMSDLRCLCIALLEALNDKTLALVHQKKANKILALRICELDSAVESPTMKLLEGYTSSNVDARLGEKDCTELVQTPGSSVDNVEGCNVVTCDVNTTDDVSSSKSQVMQQLHTIQMSLPKNLGVLVQKAINNLKESDKEKT